CTTGAATCCGAACGTCTGGGTATCGGCGTTCCCACCGGCCCGGACGACACTCAGCTCCGTTGCGTTCGACCAGCCGGCGTCTTCCTCGGCCGTGTCGGGTTCCTGTGCGCCGCCGCCGGCCACCATCGTCGCCAGCCAGGCCAGCAGCAGCGGTACCGTCCGCCAATCCGTTCGCATTCCGGTCTTCCTCCACGCGGTTGCTGAAGCTGCGGAAACTGGACGCTGTTCGCGCCTGATGCCGGACCGGGTACACCCCCGCACGGCGTAGCGGCCGTGAGCCGTGCGCAGGGCGTAGTGCCGCCGAGGCCGAGAGGCGGCGCAGGGTACACGCCGCCCCGCCGGCCCGCTCTAGTTGGCGTGGCGGGCCAGTGTCTGACGCCAGAGCCCCACGGGCTCGCGGTCGCCGCCGCCGCCCTCGAAGACGATCGGACGTGTCTCGAGGCGCGAGCCGTAGAAACGCTCGTTCGCGTCCACGTCCTGGCGGATGGTGCTGCCGTTGATCGTGATACCGGCGAACACGCCCCGCGCGCGCGAGTAGCTGAGGATCTGGGCGCTCAACTGCAGGTCGGTCGACGCCGCGGCGTTGCGGCCCACCGGGCCGGCGGCCAAGCCGGCGTCGACGCCGATGGAGAACTGGTTGCTGACGAGGTTGTCGAGCCCCTCGGGAACCATGATGACCAGGATGATGTCGCTGCGTTGGACGCCGATCTGTAACCCGAAGCTTCCACCCGTGAGGGTGAGGAAGGCCGGGGCCGACCAACTGTCGCCACTGCGGGCGCTCAGGATGCCCCTGCCGCGCATGCCGCCGAAGCCGAAACCGGCGCGCGTCGTTCCGGGAAACACCGCGATGCCTTCGGCACGCTCCAGGAT
The nucleotide sequence above comes from Acidobacteriota bacterium. Encoded proteins:
- a CDS encoding lipid-binding SYLF domain-containing protein, producing MMAADDSAIPDAILERAEGIAVFPGTTRAGFGFGGMRGRGILSARSGDSWSAPAFLTLTGGSFGLQIGVQRSDIILVIMVPEGLDNLVSNQFSIGVDAGLAAGPVGRNAAASTDLQLSAQILSYSRARGVFAGITINGSTIRQDVDANERFYGSRLETRPIVFEGGGGDREPVGLWRQTLARHAN